In one window of Shewanella goraebulensis DNA:
- a CDS encoding DUF167 family protein: MQQALSSRDKIFGMHGDEFKIAITAPPVDGKANSLLVKYLSKAFKVTNADVVILKGMQGRHKQVKISMPKHIPTEVSRLL; this comes from the coding sequence ATTCAACAGGCCCTAAGCAGCCGAGATAAGATTTTTGGCATGCATGGTGACGAGTTTAAAATAGCCATTACCGCACCGCCAGTCGATGGCAAAGCTAATAGCCTCTTAGTTAAATATTTATCAAAAGCATTTAAAGTCACTAACGCGGATGTTGTTATCTTAAAAGGCATGCAAGGACGTCATAAACAAGTCAAAATATCCATGCCTAAACACATTCCTACTGAAGTGTCCCGCTTACTGTAA
- the proC gene encoding pyrroline-5-carboxylate reductase — MTQAKVCFIGAGNMPRAIISGLVTNGYPADKVHATNPSVGKLDALKADFGIQVSHDNVAAADDADVIVLSVKPQLMQMVCEQLSHLDLSNKLLVTIAAGIPAARYQDYFKQPIKLIRTMPNTPTQIGVGMTGLFADDSISAEHKLICETLMKTGGEVVWVKTEDELNQVIALAGSSPAYFFLFIESMIQHGIKTGLDEQTARALAQQAALGAAQMVVQNPQLSLEKLRTNVMSKGGTTARAVETLEEGDLRGLVDQAMTNCIKRAEEMAKTF, encoded by the coding sequence ATGACTCAAGCAAAAGTATGTTTTATCGGTGCAGGCAACATGCCGCGAGCTATCATTAGCGGTTTAGTGACCAATGGGTACCCTGCCGATAAAGTTCACGCAACGAATCCGAGTGTCGGCAAGTTAGATGCACTCAAAGCAGATTTTGGCATTCAAGTTTCTCATGACAATGTAGCCGCAGCAGATGATGCAGACGTGATAGTACTCAGCGTAAAACCGCAGCTCATGCAAATGGTGTGTGAGCAACTAAGTCATTTAGATTTATCCAATAAGTTATTAGTTACTATCGCTGCAGGCATTCCTGCAGCTCGTTATCAAGATTACTTTAAGCAGCCAATTAAACTTATTCGCACTATGCCAAATACACCGACTCAAATTGGTGTGGGTATGACTGGATTATTTGCTGACGATTCAATTTCAGCTGAGCATAAACTAATTTGTGAAACCCTCATGAAAACTGGTGGCGAAGTTGTTTGGGTAAAAACTGAAGACGAGCTTAATCAAGTTATCGCGTTAGCTGGCAGCTCACCTGCTTATTTCTTCTTGTTTATAGAGTCAATGATCCAACACGGCATTAAAACAGGGCTTGATGAGCAAACGGCTCGAGCTTTAGCACAACAAGCTGCATTAGGTGCTGCGCAAATGGTCGTGCAAAATCCTCAGCTATCATTAGAAAAGTTACGTACCAATGTTATGTCTAAAGGTGGCACCACTGCTCGCGCAGTTGAGACTCTTGAAGAAGGCGATTTACGTGGGTTAGTTGACCAAGCAATGACGAACTGCATAAAACGAGCAGAAGAAATGGCAAAAACATTTTAA
- a CDS encoding glutathione peroxidase yields the protein MKKLLLTAGLLTLSNALLPSTAIANSCPDYLNVEARKLHSDEVVDLCEVTNGKPVLIVNTASNCGFTPQFEALEALHKEYEDDLVVIGFPSDDFFQEEDDEAKTADVCFVNYGVTFTMVSTSAVRGSDVNSVFAYLGDKTAAPKWNFYKYLVSADGESVQQFNSRVKPDSEELKKAIESVL from the coding sequence ATGAAAAAGCTTCTACTAACTGCTGGATTACTTACTTTAAGTAACGCTCTATTGCCGTCAACAGCTATCGCAAATAGCTGCCCTGATTACCTCAATGTAGAAGCAAGAAAACTACATTCAGACGAAGTAGTAGACTTGTGTGAAGTCACTAATGGTAAGCCCGTACTGATTGTTAACACTGCGAGTAATTGTGGTTTTACACCACAATTTGAAGCGTTAGAAGCATTGCACAAAGAATATGAAGATGATCTAGTGGTGATTGGTTTTCCATCAGATGATTTCTTTCAAGAAGAAGATGACGAAGCGAAAACCGCTGATGTTTGTTTTGTTAATTACGGGGTGACTTTTACTATGGTGTCAACATCTGCGGTTCGTGGCAGTGATGTTAACTCTGTATTTGCGTACTTAGGCGATAAAACAGCAGCCCCGAAATGGAACTTTTACAAGTACTTAGTCAGTGCAGATGGTGAAAGTGTGCAGCAATTCAACTCTCGAGTAAAACCGGATAGCGAAGAACTGAAAAAAGCGATAGAGTCTGTGCTATAA
- a CDS encoding DUF885 domain-containing protein, translating to MRLKTKTTLIAVALSSLLSTSVIAHSSHGQMTETTTEASQKATTESEKANELFENIFMENVMASPISQTYMRIKTDYDKWGDFSEKAEDEDLARAKKHLKQLESIDVSKLDVQTALSYKLMKQGLEQDIADDKWRHHTYPVNQMYGSHTFIATFLINQHQVSSVSDAEAYISRLNGVKLASKQLVDGLKLRADKGIIAPKFVFPYVISDSQNIITGAPFSDTEEKSTLWADINKKVAALDAPQAKKDELLADAKKALINSVQPAYNDLIAYLNELEKKADTRDGVWKLPEGDDFFNMRLSRVTTTDMSSETIHKLGLSEVARIHDEMRDIMKKVKFEGNLQEFMAFMRDDEQFYYPATDAGKTRYMTEAKDLIDNMESRLDEVFNIKPKAQLIVKQVEAFREKSAGKAFYDAPAPDGSRPGTYYANLYDMKAMPTYQMEALAYHEGIPGHHMQIAIAQELEGIPKFRKYGGYTAYIEGWGLYTEYFPKEMGLYADPYSDFGRLAMELWRACRLVVDTGIHSEKWTREQGIQYYVDNTPNAESDAVKMVERHIVMPGQATAYKVGMIKILELREDAKKQLGDKFDIRQFHTLILENGPLPLDVLEDKVTEWVNATK from the coding sequence ATGCGACTAAAAACTAAAACGACATTAATAGCCGTAGCGTTATCAAGCTTATTATCAACTTCTGTTATCGCTCATAGTTCACATGGACAAATGACAGAAACCACAACTGAAGCAAGTCAAAAAGCCACCACTGAATCAGAAAAAGCCAATGAATTATTTGAGAACATTTTCATGGAAAATGTTATGGCAAGCCCAATTTCGCAAACCTACATGCGTATCAAAACTGATTACGACAAATGGGGTGACTTTAGTGAAAAAGCTGAAGATGAAGATTTAGCACGCGCTAAGAAGCACCTAAAGCAACTTGAATCTATTGATGTTAGTAAGTTAGATGTGCAAACCGCATTAAGCTACAAGCTAATGAAGCAAGGTTTAGAACAAGATATTGCTGATGACAAATGGCGTCACCACACTTATCCAGTAAATCAAATGTACGGTAGCCATACTTTTATTGCGACATTCTTAATTAACCAACACCAAGTTTCGAGTGTTAGTGATGCAGAAGCTTACATTAGTCGTTTAAATGGCGTTAAGCTTGCCAGTAAGCAACTTGTAGATGGATTAAAACTGCGCGCTGATAAAGGTATTATTGCACCTAAGTTTGTGTTCCCTTATGTCATATCTGACAGCCAAAATATCATCACCGGCGCACCTTTTAGTGACACTGAAGAAAAAAGCACTCTTTGGGCCGATATCAATAAAAAAGTCGCTGCGTTAGATGCCCCACAAGCAAAGAAAGATGAACTTCTTGCTGATGCAAAAAAAGCATTAATCAACAGCGTACAACCAGCATATAACGATCTAATCGCTTACCTAAACGAGCTTGAGAAAAAAGCCGATACCCGTGACGGTGTATGGAAATTACCAGAAGGTGATGATTTCTTTAACATGCGTTTAAGCCGTGTCACCACAACGGACATGAGCTCCGAAACTATTCACAAATTAGGTCTATCAGAAGTGGCACGTATTCATGATGAAATGCGTGACATCATGAAGAAAGTGAAGTTTGAAGGTAATTTACAAGAATTCATGGCATTTATGCGTGATGACGAGCAGTTTTACTACCCTGCAACTGATGCAGGTAAAACTCGATATATGACTGAAGCCAAAGACTTAATTGACAACATGGAGTCTCGTCTTGATGAAGTATTCAACATCAAGCCAAAAGCGCAGCTTATTGTTAAACAAGTCGAAGCATTCCGTGAAAAGTCAGCTGGTAAAGCGTTCTACGATGCCCCTGCACCTGATGGATCACGCCCTGGTACTTACTACGCTAACCTTTATGACATGAAAGCCATGCCTACATACCAAATGGAAGCGTTAGCATACCATGAGGGTATTCCGGGTCATCATATGCAAATTGCCATTGCACAAGAGCTTGAAGGTATTCCTAAGTTCCGTAAATATGGCGGCTATACCGCTTATATTGAAGGTTGGGGCTTATACACTGAATACTTCCCTAAAGAGATGGGCTTGTATGCCGATCCTTACTCTGACTTTGGTCGTTTAGCGATGGAGTTATGGCGCGCTTGTCGCTTAGTAGTTGATACTGGTATTCATTCTGAAAAGTGGACCCGTGAGCAAGGTATTCAATACTACGTTGATAATACCCCAAATGCTGAATCTGACGCTGTGAAAATGGTTGAGCGTCATATTGTCATGCCAGGTCAAGCAACCGCTTATAAAGTCGGTATGATTAAGATTCTAGAATTACGTGAAGATGCTAAAAAGCAATTAGGTGATAAGTTTGATATTCGCCAGTTCCACACGCTTATATTAGAAAACGGCCCACTGCCTTTAGATGTTTTAGAGGATAAAGTCACTGAATGGGTTAACGCGACTAAATAA
- a CDS encoding PilT/PilU family type 4a pilus ATPase yields MDVRPFLKVMVDRKASDLFVTAGFPPSAKIDGELRPLSESSFNPEQSLDFVESLMTDVQKQEFHDTRECNFAFAAKELGRFRVSAFWQRESPGCVMRRIETKIPEVEDLKLPPILKDLVMSKRGLIIMVGGTGTGKSTSLASLVGYRNAHARGHILTIEDPVEFVHNHRKSIITQREVGIDTDSFDAALKSSLRQAPDVILIGEIRTQETMEFALSFAETGHLCMATLHANNANQALDRIMHLVPESKHNQLLFDLSLNLRGIVAQQLVPKSDGSGRRAAIEVLINTPRVASLIAKNELHLLKETMSKSREQGMQTFDQALLDLYLEKEITYADALHHADSPNDLRLMIKLQNNETSGSGLMDGVTLDLG; encoded by the coding sequence ATGGATGTACGTCCTTTTTTAAAGGTCATGGTTGACCGTAAAGCCTCTGATTTATTTGTTACAGCGGGCTTTCCGCCGAGTGCAAAAATTGATGGTGAATTAAGACCGCTTTCTGAGTCTAGCTTTAACCCTGAACAGTCGTTAGATTTTGTTGAATCGCTAATGACTGATGTTCAAAAACAAGAGTTTCATGACACTCGAGAATGTAATTTTGCATTTGCAGCAAAAGAGTTAGGCCGTTTTCGTGTCAGTGCCTTTTGGCAGCGTGAATCTCCTGGTTGCGTAATGCGTCGTATTGAAACCAAAATTCCTGAAGTAGAAGATTTAAAACTACCTCCAATTTTGAAAGATTTGGTGATGAGTAAGCGCGGTCTTATTATCATGGTCGGTGGTACGGGTACGGGTAAATCTACATCATTGGCATCTTTAGTCGGTTATCGTAATGCGCACGCGCGTGGGCATATTTTAACCATTGAAGACCCTGTGGAATTTGTTCATAACCACCGTAAAAGCATTATTACTCAGCGCGAAGTTGGTATTGATACCGACTCATTTGATGCGGCACTTAAAAGCTCGCTGCGTCAAGCGCCAGATGTTATTTTGATTGGTGAGATTCGAACTCAAGAGACCATGGAGTTTGCGTTATCTTTTGCTGAAACTGGTCATTTATGTATGGCAACACTTCATGCTAACAACGCTAACCAAGCATTAGATCGTATTATGCATTTAGTACCTGAAAGTAAACATAACCAGTTATTATTTGATTTGTCACTTAACTTACGCGGTATTGTCGCGCAGCAATTAGTGCCTAAATCCGATGGTTCAGGTCGTCGTGCGGCGATTGAAGTACTCATTAATACCCCTCGTGTAGCCAGCTTAATAGCGAAAAATGAATTGCACTTACTCAAAGAAACGATGAGTAAATCACGCGAACAAGGCATGCAGACCTTTGATCAAGCATTATTAGATTTATATTTGGAAAAAGAAATTACCTATGCAGATGCATTGCATCATGCTGATTCTCCGAATGACTTACGTCTAATGATTAAGCTTCAAAATAATGAAACCAGTGGTTCAGGTTTAATGGATGGCGTGACATTAGATTTAGGCTAA
- a CDS encoding DUF4426 domain-containing protein produces the protein MFRTIILNLLLVVGLSFGLTSTAQAEQKQQVGNFDIHYMALSSTFITPSIAKTYGIERSNYNGIVNIAVLDTSKEGNPPVAIEISGVANNLLDARITLDFKEIREGKAIYYIAQVPYRDDQEINFNIAVKHGNQLNTSLKFKQKFYVE, from the coding sequence ATGTTTCGCACTATCATTTTAAATTTGTTACTTGTTGTAGGACTTTCATTTGGACTAACAAGTACAGCTCAAGCAGAGCAAAAACAGCAAGTGGGCAATTTTGATATCCATTACATGGCATTGAGCAGCACGTTTATTACGCCTAGCATTGCCAAAACCTACGGTATTGAACGAAGCAATTATAATGGCATCGTAAATATTGCAGTATTAGATACAAGTAAAGAAGGTAACCCGCCTGTAGCGATTGAAATCTCAGGGGTGGCGAACAACTTACTTGATGCAAGAATTACCTTAGATTTTAAAGAGATTCGAGAAGGCAAAGCAATTTACTATATTGCACAAGTCCCCTATCGAGATGACCAAGAGATTAACTTCAACATCGCGGTTAAACACGGAAATCAACTCAATACCTCGCTTAAATTTAAGCAAAAATTCTATGTGGAATAG
- the ruvX gene encoding Holliday junction resolvase RuvX, translating to MQSKTVLGFDFGTKSIGVAVGQEVTASAAPVSAIKANDGIPNWDEIEAVIKEWQPDLVVVGLPLNMDGTEQEMTQRARKFANRISGRFGVKVATQDERLTTTDAKARLFELGGYKKLTKGQVDAVSAVLIIESYFENQFAD from the coding sequence ATGCAATCCAAAACCGTTTTAGGGTTTGATTTTGGCACAAAAAGTATTGGTGTCGCAGTTGGACAAGAAGTTACTGCCAGCGCCGCGCCAGTTTCAGCAATTAAAGCCAATGATGGTATTCCTAATTGGGATGAAATCGAAGCTGTAATAAAAGAATGGCAACCCGATCTGGTCGTCGTTGGTCTTCCGCTTAATATGGATGGTACAGAGCAAGAAATGACTCAACGAGCCAGAAAGTTCGCGAATCGTATAAGTGGCCGCTTTGGGGTTAAAGTCGCAACCCAAGATGAGAGACTGACGACCACAGATGCAAAAGCTCGACTTTTCGAGCTAGGTGGTTATAAGAAACTCACTAAAGGCCAAGTGGATGCGGTGTCAGCTGTGTTAATTATCGAAAGCTATTTCGAAAATCAATTTGCTGATTAA
- the hemH gene encoding ferrochelatase, which translates to MYKFSGLSKEDGHKTRGKTGVLLMNLGTPDEPTPSAVRRYLAEFLADPRVVEIPKLVWMCILHGIILRVRPAKSAALYKEVWTKDGSPLMDISLRQQSKLATLFAENDVDASVHLAMRYGNPSTPSVLQAMHKDGIDRIVVLPLYPQYAAPTTASAFDAIAKELCKWRYIPALHFINTYHDDPTFIDALAQSIQADFDANGKPEKLVLSYHGMPERNLHLGDPYYCFCVKTTRLVVEKLGLDEKEYVMTFQSRFGKAKWLQPYTDATMEALPGEGINDIAVICPAFSADCLETLEEIKGENREVFEQAGGKKFRYIECLNDNDAHINMMANLVKPYL; encoded by the coding sequence TTGTATAAATTTTCTGGTTTAAGTAAAGAAGACGGCCATAAGACACGCGGTAAAACAGGCGTGTTATTAATGAACTTAGGTACCCCTGATGAGCCAACACCTTCTGCAGTAAGACGATATTTGGCTGAGTTCTTGGCTGACCCTAGGGTTGTTGAAATTCCGAAGCTAGTTTGGATGTGTATTCTTCATGGCATCATCTTGCGTGTTCGACCAGCGAAATCAGCTGCCTTATACAAAGAAGTATGGACTAAAGATGGTTCACCATTAATGGATATCAGCTTGCGTCAACAAAGCAAGTTGGCAACGTTATTTGCTGAAAATGACGTAGACGCATCTGTTCATTTAGCAATGCGTTATGGCAATCCATCAACGCCCTCAGTGCTGCAAGCAATGCACAAGGATGGCATAGATAGAATCGTTGTTTTGCCTTTGTATCCTCAATACGCAGCGCCAACGACAGCATCTGCCTTTGATGCAATAGCAAAAGAGTTGTGTAAGTGGCGTTACATTCCAGCACTGCATTTTATTAATACCTATCATGACGATCCTACATTCATCGATGCATTAGCCCAATCAATTCAGGCTGACTTTGATGCTAATGGTAAACCTGAAAAACTGGTTTTGTCATACCATGGTATGCCAGAGCGTAACTTACACTTGGGCGACCCATATTATTGTTTCTGTGTTAAAACCACGCGATTAGTGGTTGAGAAACTCGGTTTAGATGAAAAAGAATACGTGATGACATTCCAATCTCGTTTTGGTAAAGCTAAATGGTTGCAGCCGTATACTGATGCCACTATGGAAGCGTTACCAGGTGAGGGTATTAATGATATCGCCGTCATTTGTCCCGCGTTTAGTGCAGATTGCCTAGAAACACTGGAAGAAATTAAAGGTGAGAACCGAGAAGTGTTTGAACAAGCTGGTGGCAAGAAGTTTCGCTATATTGAGTGCTTGAACGATAATGATGCTCATATCAATATGATGGCAAATTTAGTTAAACCTTATTTATAA
- a CDS encoding type IV pilus twitching motility protein PilT: protein MEITELLAFSVKHNASDLHLSAGVSPMIRVDGEVRKINLPALDHQAVHGLVYDIMNDKQRKDFEEHLEIDFSFEVPNLARFRVNAFNQSRGAGAVFRTIPSEILSLEQLGAPEIFKTISSFPRGLVLVTGPTGSGKSTTLAAMVDYINNERHDHILTIEDPIEFVHQNKQCLVNQREVHKHTHGFDAALRSALREDPDVILVGEMRDLETIRLAMTAAETGHLVFGTLHTTSAAKTVDRIVDVFPAGEKDMVRTMLSESLQAVISQTLIKKVGGGRVAAHEIMMGTPAIRNLIREDKVAQMYSAIQTGMAHGMQTLEQCLQNLVNRGLITRDDAMSKSSNKQANF from the coding sequence ATGGAAATAACTGAGTTACTTGCCTTTAGTGTAAAGCACAATGCCTCGGATCTACATCTTTCAGCAGGCGTTTCGCCAATGATCCGTGTAGATGGTGAAGTAAGAAAAATTAATTTACCAGCATTAGATCATCAGGCCGTACACGGTTTAGTGTATGACATCATGAACGATAAACAGCGTAAAGACTTCGAAGAACACTTAGAAATCGATTTCTCGTTCGAAGTACCTAACCTTGCTCGTTTCCGTGTGAATGCTTTCAATCAGTCACGTGGTGCTGGTGCGGTTTTCCGTACGATTCCTAGTGAGATTTTATCATTAGAGCAACTTGGCGCTCCAGAAATCTTTAAAACTATCTCAAGTTTCCCGCGTGGCCTTGTGTTGGTAACAGGTCCTACTGGCTCGGGTAAGTCGACAACACTAGCTGCGATGGTTGATTACATCAATAACGAGCGACACGACCATATTCTAACCATTGAAGACCCGATAGAATTCGTGCATCAAAATAAACAATGTTTGGTTAACCAACGTGAAGTACATAAGCATACTCATGGGTTTGATGCGGCGCTTCGAAGCGCGCTTCGTGAAGATCCCGATGTTATTCTTGTCGGTGAGATGCGTGACCTTGAAACCATTCGATTAGCAATGACAGCTGCAGAAACGGGTCACTTAGTATTTGGTACTTTGCATACCACCTCAGCGGCAAAAACCGTCGACCGTATTGTAGATGTATTCCCAGCAGGTGAGAAAGACATGGTGCGCACCATGTTATCTGAATCATTACAGGCTGTTATTTCACAAACCTTAATCAAAAAAGTGGGCGGCGGCCGAGTTGCAGCCCATGAAATCATGATGGGAACCCCGGCAATTCGTAACCTTATTCGTGAAGATAAAGTCGCGCAAATGTATTCAGCTATTCAAACGGGTATGGCTCATGGTATGCAAACACTTGAGCAATGCTTACAGAACTTAGTGAATCGTGGCTTAATCACTCGTGACGATGCAATGTCTAAGAGTTCAAATAAGCAAGCTAACTTTTAA
- a CDS encoding YggT family protein, whose translation MNAMHFLVTTIFDLYLMVVILRFWLQLARADFYNPFSQFVVKATQPIIAPMRRVLPSIGVIDTASIVLAIIVVMVKFLALTLIVDFKLDAVSLIILSLVSVLKEAGVLLFWVLIIRALLSWFNQGHNPIVMVMDQLTEPFLRPVRKILPPMGGLDLSVMLVLIAMNFINILFAQYIPFWSAV comes from the coding sequence ATGAATGCAATGCACTTTCTCGTTACCACGATATTTGACCTGTACCTTATGGTGGTAATTTTACGTTTTTGGCTTCAACTCGCTAGGGCTGACTTCTACAACCCATTTAGCCAGTTTGTAGTAAAAGCAACACAACCAATCATTGCGCCAATGCGCCGTGTATTGCCGTCAATAGGTGTGATTGATACTGCATCAATTGTGCTTGCAATCATTGTGGTCATGGTTAAATTCCTTGCTTTAACGTTAATCGTAGACTTTAAACTAGATGCGGTTTCGTTAATCATCTTGTCACTGGTATCAGTACTTAAAGAAGCGGGTGTACTGCTGTTTTGGGTGTTAATCATCCGCGCATTACTCAGCTGGTTTAATCAAGGGCACAACCCAATTGTGATGGTAATGGATCAGTTAACCGAGCCATTTTTACGTCCGGTACGTAAGATTTTACCGCCAATGGGTGGCCTAGATTTATCAGTAATGCTGGTATTAATTGCAATGAACTTCATCAACATCTTATTTGCTCAGTACATTCCATTTTGGAGTGCGGTTTAA
- the rdgB gene encoding RdgB/HAM1 family non-canonical purine NTP pyrophosphatase, giving the protein MQQIVLASGNKGKLKEFDQMLSQFNIQVLPQNQFNVPEVAETGTTFIENAIIKARHTAEITGKAAIADDSGLEVDALQGAPGIYSARYGGEDASEKDRYLKLLNALEGQTNRSARFQCVLVYMRHAKDPTPIVCQAAWEGKIGTTPQGEQGHGYDPVFIPQGFNCSAAELSSEQKNQLSHRGLALNLLADALKAKGII; this is encoded by the coding sequence ATGCAACAAATTGTATTAGCCAGCGGTAACAAAGGTAAGCTTAAAGAGTTCGACCAAATGTTGTCACAATTTAATATTCAAGTATTACCGCAAAACCAATTCAATGTGCCTGAAGTGGCTGAAACTGGCACTACATTTATAGAAAATGCGATTATCAAGGCAAGGCATACAGCTGAAATTACTGGTAAAGCAGCTATAGCTGATGACTCAGGTTTAGAAGTCGATGCGCTTCAAGGTGCACCAGGTATTTACTCTGCTCGTTATGGCGGTGAAGACGCTAGTGAGAAAGACCGTTACCTTAAACTGCTTAACGCTCTTGAAGGACAAACTAATCGCAGTGCTCGTTTTCAATGTGTATTGGTTTATATGCGCCATGCAAAAGATCCGACTCCTATTGTGTGCCAAGCAGCTTGGGAAGGTAAAATTGGTACAACGCCACAGGGTGAGCAAGGCCACGGTTACGACCCCGTATTCATTCCACAGGGCTTTAATTGCTCAGCTGCAGAACTTAGCAGTGAGCAAAAAAATCAGTTAAGCCATCGTGGTTTAGCGCTTAACTTGTTAGCTGATGCTTTAAAAGCAAAAGGGATTATTTAG
- a CDS encoding YggS family pyridoxal phosphate-dependent enzyme gives MTTIADRISIAQSQIAQAAQNCSRNSEEVTLLAVSKTKPISDIIEAYQAGQRCFGENYVQEGEEKVIALKQDYNDIEWHFIGPLQSNKSRIIAEHFDWMHTLSRDKIAKRLNEQRPKDKSPLKVCIQVNISNEASKSGVSPEEVNKLAQIIAELPHLTLRGLMAIPTATEDVNLQSREFAQLENLYLELKLQYPSVDTLSMGMSSDLAIAIEHGSTMVRIGTGIFGSRA, from the coding sequence ATGACAACAATAGCAGACCGAATATCAATCGCCCAGAGCCAAATTGCACAAGCGGCGCAAAATTGTTCACGTAACAGTGAAGAAGTCACTTTACTTGCAGTAAGTAAAACTAAACCCATCAGCGATATCATCGAAGCCTATCAAGCGGGTCAGCGCTGTTTTGGAGAGAATTATGTGCAAGAAGGTGAAGAGAAAGTCATTGCGCTGAAGCAGGATTACAATGATATTGAATGGCATTTTATCGGACCATTACAATCTAACAAATCACGTATTATTGCTGAACACTTTGATTGGATGCATACCCTTAGCCGTGACAAAATTGCTAAGCGACTGAATGAGCAACGACCTAAAGATAAGTCCCCTTTAAAGGTTTGTATTCAAGTCAACATCAGTAACGAAGCCAGTAAATCAGGCGTAAGCCCTGAAGAGGTCAATAAACTTGCACAAATAATTGCTGAGTTACCTCATCTTACCTTGCGCGGCTTAATGGCCATTCCAACCGCAACTGAAGATGTAAACTTACAAAGCCGAGAATTTGCTCAACTTGAAAACTTATACCTTGAACTTAAACTGCAATACCCTAGTGTAGACACACTCTCGATGGGCATGAGCAGCGACTTAGCTATTGCTATTGAACACGGTTCAACCATGGTAAGAATTGGTACGGGAATTTTTGGTTCAAGAGCTTAA
- the hemW gene encoding radical SAM family heme chaperone HemW, with product MLTLPPLSLYIHIPWCVQKCPYCDFNSHGQQGELPQEQYVEALLQDLHNDLAYVQNRKLHSIFIGGGTPSLFEAKQIKRILDGARDTIGFEQDIEITMEANPGTLEHDDFAAYQAAGVTRLSIGVQSFSKDKLNLLGRIHDENEAVTAANSASKAGYNSFNLDLMHGLPNQSFDEAMADIDTAAELMPPHMSWYQLTIEPNTLFHSKPPQLPDDENLWHIYEQGQKKLAALGYEQYEISAYAKPGFQCRHNLNYWQFGDYLGIGCGAHGKITQPEQNVITRTVKIKHPKGYLNTQDYTFETSEVLPEDRALEYLMNRLRLMTPIPKAEFEQRTGLSADVLAEGMKKSISRGLLTESENHWQLTSKGHMFVNDLLSQFIE from the coding sequence ATGTTAACCCTGCCACCCCTTAGTCTTTATATTCACATACCTTGGTGTGTTCAAAAATGTCCATATTGTGATTTTAACTCTCATGGACAGCAAGGCGAGCTGCCTCAAGAGCAATATGTCGAAGCCTTACTGCAAGATTTACATAATGACTTGGCTTATGTTCAAAATCGCAAATTACACAGTATTTTCATTGGTGGTGGAACCCCTTCTCTATTTGAAGCCAAACAAATAAAGCGAATTCTTGATGGCGCAAGAGATACGATTGGGTTTGAACAAGATATTGAAATCACCATGGAGGCTAATCCTGGAACGTTAGAGCATGACGACTTTGCAGCTTACCAAGCTGCGGGGGTGACTCGTTTATCCATTGGAGTGCAAAGTTTCTCAAAAGATAAACTCAATCTACTTGGGCGTATCCATGACGAGAATGAAGCTGTTACAGCCGCCAATAGCGCTTCAAAGGCAGGTTATAACAGCTTTAATTTAGACTTAATGCATGGACTACCAAATCAAAGCTTCGATGAAGCAATGGCTGATATCGATACCGCTGCGGAATTAATGCCGCCGCACATGTCTTGGTATCAACTCACTATTGAGCCCAATACGCTTTTTCACTCAAAACCGCCACAATTACCTGACGATGAAAACCTTTGGCATATTTATGAACAAGGGCAAAAAAAATTAGCGGCATTGGGCTATGAGCAATATGAGATATCAGCGTATGCAAAACCTGGGTTTCAATGTCGTCATAACCTCAATTATTGGCAATTCGGTGATTACTTGGGCATTGGCTGCGGTGCTCACGGAAAAATTACTCAACCAGAACAAAATGTCATAACGCGAACAGTTAAGATTAAGCACCCTAAAGGTTACTTAAATACTCAAGATTACACCTTTGAAACCTCTGAGGTATTACCTGAAGACCGAGCGCTTGAATATTTAATGAATCGTTTACGTCTCATGACGCCAATTCCAAAAGCTGAGTTTGAGCAGCGCACAGGTTTATCAGCTGATGTACTAGCTGAAGGAATGAAAAAATCTATCTCAAGAGGCTTGTTGACTGAGTCAGAGAACCACTGGCAGTTAACATCAAAAGGCCACATGTTCGTCAATGATTTATTGTCTCAGTTCATCGAGTAA